ACAATTCGATTAACATCAATCTATTAAAATAAACCGCTTTCATGAATGTAATATAATCGTAATATTACATACATGTTTCCTTAATATAGCGTGTTTATAATAAAGGCATGACCCCCTTTTTAATAATATATGATGATGGACCTGCAGCATTCGGCCGCAGGTCATTTTTTTTGTAATGGTTGAAGTGAAAGCTAAAAAGTTGAAAAATGTCGATTTTTTTATTCAGCTTTGCATTTCCTGCCTTGACTTTAGCGCAGTAGTTCAGTAGAATTTAAAAATATACGATTTTAACATATGGTTTTGATGACGGGAACAAGTAATTCGAGGACCCACAACTTCAGAGAGGAATCCCCTGTAGATTCAGATGATATCCAGTACAATGGATGATTTATCGTTTCCGCTTGGCTGCAAGGATTCTGTTGATGAGCGAATGAATGACCTCCCCGAGAACGTACGGCGAAAGTGGGCAATGCATATTGCCGCGATCAGTAGCCGTTTACGCGTAGGCGGGCGTTAACCGCTTTGAGCGGATTCAGAATGGTTCTGATCCGGAATGTGGGTGGTACCACGGGTGTATTATTGGTTATGATAATCCCTCGTCCCTGTTTTTTTATAAACAGGGCGGGGGATTTTTTGTTTTGTTTAGCGATATGAAGTGATGGAGAGAACAGATTTAGAGGGGTTATTTTTTAGGAGGGATAGACTGTGGCTAAAGAAAGATTCGAGAAACCTACAGGAACACAGGATGTGCTTCCGGGAGCTGTGGAGAAATGGCAATATATTGAGGGGAAGGCTAGAGATTTATGCCGTCGTTTCAATTACCGAGAAATCCGTACACCGATGTTCGAGCACACGGGGTTATTCGAGCGTGGAGTAGGCGAAACAACGGATATTGTCGAAGGCGAGATGTATACGTTCAAGGATAAAGGCGACCGCGATTTGGCGCTGCGTCCAGAGGGAACAGCGGGTGTTGTTCGCGCTTATGTTCAGAACAAGCTGTATGGTGAGCCTGATGTAAGTAAGCTGTATTATATCGGACCTATGTTCCGTTATGAGCGTCCACAGGCAGGAAGATATCGTCAATTCCATCAGTTTGGGATTGAGGCCTTCGGAGCGGTAGATCCGGCTATTGATGCAGAGGTGGTCTCCTTAGGCTATCAATTCTATAAGGACCTGGGCCTTAAGGATGTAAGAGTAGAGATCAATTCTGTTGGTAACGCACCTAGCCGTGCAGCTTACCGGGAGAAGCTACTGGGATTCCTGAGACCGATGAAGGATAATCTTTGCAGTGACTGTCAGCGTCGTATCGAGCGTAATCCGCTGCGCGTGCTGGATTGCAAGGTAGATCAGGATAAATTTACGGATGCACCTTCCATTCTGGATAGTCTGGATGAAGAGTGCACAACTCATTTTGAGAAGGTGAAGATGCACCTTAACATCATGGGAGTAGAATTCACCATTAACCCTCGCCTTGTAAGAGGATTGGATTATTACACGCATACAGCGTTTGAATATAAAGCAGCAGGTATTGGTTCGATTGATACCGTGGGCGGCGGAGGCCGATACAACGGTTTGGTTGAAGAAATCGGTGGTCCGGATCAACCGGGTATTGGTTTTGGAATCGGACTGGAACGAATTCTTCTCATTTTGGAGGATCAGAAGGTAGAGCTGGAGACGGCGAAACCGCTCGATGTGTATTTCGTAGCCCTCGGCGAAGAAGCTGATATTGAAATCTCTAAGCAGCTTTACATCCTGCGCAGCCAAGGGTTCTCAGCAGAACGTGACTACCTAGGCCGGAAGATGAAGGCACAGATGAAATCGGCAGACCGTATGTCGGCACGTTATACTGCGATTCTTGGCGAAGATGAGCTGAAGAATGGTGTAATTACTCTCAAGTCGATGAATACAGGGGAGCAGCGCACCGTGAAGCTGGAAGAGCTGGGTCAGGCGCTAGTTTAAACCATCTGACTACACGTCTTATGGTGACTGTATAGAGAAAGATTAAAAATGTATTTTTAACCATAAAGGGGAATGATAAATTATGCAAAGAAGTCATCAGTGTGGACAGTTAACACCAGAACATATTGGACAGACAGTAACCTTAAACGGATGGGTACAGACTCGCCGCGACCTCGGGGGCGTACTATTTATTGATCTGCGTGACAGAAGTGGTATTGTGCAAGTTGTATTTAACCCAGACTACTCTGGCGAAGCTTTACAAATTGCTGATAAGGTTCGTAGTGAATACGTCCTGGCTGTTAAAGGTAAAGTTGTTAAACGTGATGAGGAAACCATTAACCGTAACCTGCCAACAGGAGAAATTGAAGTGCAAATTACGGACATTGAAGTGCTGAACGCAGCTAAGACCCCTCCGTTCTTCATCGAAGATGGTGTGGAAGTAGACGAGTCTCTGCGTCTGAAATATCGTTATTTGGATCTTCGCCGTCCGGAAATGCAAAGAACCTTGCTGCTTCGTTCGAAAGCTTCTAAGATTTTCCGCGATTTCCTTGATAGCGAAGGATTTATCGACGTAGAAACACCAATTCTAACGAAGAGTTCTCCAGAAGGTGCGCGTGATTATCTGGTGCCAAGCCGTGTGCATGAAGGCGAATTTTTCGCATTGCCGCAATCTCCACAAATCTACAAGCAATTGTTGATGGTGGGCGGCGTTGAGCGCTATTACCAAATCGCTCGTTGTTTTCGTGATGAAGATTTACGTGCTGACCGTCAGCCTGAATTCACACAAGTCGACATTGAGACTTCATTCCTATCCCAAGATGAACTGCTTGGTATGATGGAGAAGCTGATGCAGCGTCTGTTCAAGGAAACTGTAGGAGCGGATATCGAGCTTCCGTTCCAACGTTTGACTTATGCTGATGCGATGGGCAAATAC
This window of the Paenibacillus sp. FSL R10-2734 genome carries:
- the hisS gene encoding histidine--tRNA ligase encodes the protein MAKERFEKPTGTQDVLPGAVEKWQYIEGKARDLCRRFNYREIRTPMFEHTGLFERGVGETTDIVEGEMYTFKDKGDRDLALRPEGTAGVVRAYVQNKLYGEPDVSKLYYIGPMFRYERPQAGRYRQFHQFGIEAFGAVDPAIDAEVVSLGYQFYKDLGLKDVRVEINSVGNAPSRAAYREKLLGFLRPMKDNLCSDCQRRIERNPLRVLDCKVDQDKFTDAPSILDSLDEECTTHFEKVKMHLNIMGVEFTINPRLVRGLDYYTHTAFEYKAAGIGSIDTVGGGGRYNGLVEEIGGPDQPGIGFGIGLERILLILEDQKVELETAKPLDVYFVALGEEADIEISKQLYILRSQGFSAERDYLGRKMKAQMKSADRMSARYTAILGEDELKNGVITLKSMNTGEQRTVKLEELGQALV